In the Candidatus Hydrogenedentota bacterium genome, GAGCCTCGCCCACACGGTACACGCTGCCGCCCTTTTCATACTCCACCTTCACGGGGATGAAGGTGGCCTTGTGGATGTGCATGGTGTACGAGTCGAACTCCGCGGAGGCGGGGTTTTTGGGCGTGTTTTTGATGACGTAATAATCGGCCGTGGTCTCGATCAACTCATGGTTGTCCTCGTCCACACCCCGGCCCGACACGTCCTCATAAAAGAAACTCGATCCCACAAAACTGGTGCGCTCGTCGGACGCGGCAATCTGCCGGACCACGTCGAGGGCGGGCAGGTAGAGCCAGCGGTCGTCGTCCTTCCCGACATGCTTCCACACCATGAACACCATTTCGAGGACGTCCGCGGGGCGGTGGAAGTACACATAGAAGTGCTGCTCCCCGTCCTGGTCGTCCTTGTTCTTGCGCAGGATGGTGAACTCGCGCTCGCGGGTGTTGCCCTGCTTGTCCTTGATCGTCATTTTGACCCGGGCGCGCCCCTCCTTCCCCTGGTAATAGGCGGTGTGGTTGGTCTTCTTGATGATCTCGTCCACGCCCGGCGCGGCGTCCTGGGCGAATGCCGGGCCCGCCAGCAGGGCCAGCGCCAGCGCGCCGGCCGCAAGCCATTGTGTCGCTTTCATTTCATCAGCCTCCTTGTTTTCACGTCAACCATTTTCCGCGCGGACGCGCGCGGGGTCAAGTGTCTTTTCCGGGCTGCGGCGCGCAGGACTGCCTGCGGGACATGAGCGCGCACCAGGCCACGGCGGCGGCGACAAAGAGCAGGCTGGCCGCCGTCCACTGGGTCCAGGTGCCGCCGAGGAATTTCAGGTTCACCACCACCGCCCCGGCGAGAGTGGCCGCCGTGGCGGCGCAGGTGCAGCAACTGCACGTTATCCTGCAC is a window encoding:
- a CDS encoding outer membrane lipoprotein-sorting protein, encoding MKATQWLAAGALALALLAGPAFAQDAAPGVDEIIKKTNHTAYYQGKEGRARVKMTIKDKQGNTREREFTILRKNKDDQDGEQHFYVYFHRPADVLEMVFMVWKHVGKDDDRWLYLPALDVVRQIAASDERTSFVGSSFFYEDVSGRGVDEDNHELIETTADYYVIKNTPKNPASAEFDSYTMHIHKATFIPVKVEYEKGGSVYRVGEALKVEDIQGFKTVTQSRMTDQNTGTETTLEYLKVEYDLGLKDEIFTERFMRRPPKEYLN